In Fluviicola taffensis DSM 16823, the following are encoded in one genomic region:
- the gcvT gene encoding glycine cleavage system aminomethyltransferase GcvT yields MKNTALSQVHEALGAKMVPFAGYNMPVQYEGVIAEHETVRNAVGVFDVSHMGEFLISGPDALDLIQRVTTNDASTLTIGRAQYSCLPNGKGGLVDDLIVYRIKEEEYLLVVNASNIDKDWDWISSHNTKNVSMRNLSDDYSLLAIQGPKAVEAMQSLTSVDLSAIKYYHFEVGPFAGIEHVIISATGYTGSGGFEIYCKNSEVKQVWDKVFEAGAAFGIKPIGLAARDTLRLEMGFCLYGNDIDDTTSPLEAGLGWITKFTKDFVDAEKLKAEKEAGVSKKLVGFEMIDRGIPRHDYRILDANGTVIGRVTSGTQGPSVKKAIGMGYVNTEFAAADSEIFIEIRDKGVLAKVVKMPFYQK; encoded by the coding sequence ATGAAAAATACTGCCCTTTCCCAAGTTCATGAAGCTTTGGGAGCGAAAATGGTTCCATTTGCTGGATACAATATGCCAGTTCAATACGAAGGTGTAATTGCAGAACACGAAACTGTTCGAAATGCAGTTGGAGTTTTTGATGTTTCTCACATGGGGGAGTTTTTAATTTCTGGTCCAGATGCATTGGATTTAATTCAACGAGTTACTACAAATGATGCTTCTACTCTAACGATTGGTCGCGCGCAATATTCGTGTCTTCCAAACGGAAAAGGTGGCCTAGTAGATGATTTAATCGTTTACCGAATCAAAGAAGAAGAATATTTGTTGGTTGTCAATGCTTCGAACATTGATAAAGATTGGGATTGGATTTCTTCGCACAATACGAAGAATGTATCAATGAGAAATCTTTCTGACGATTATTCGTTATTGGCAATTCAAGGTCCGAAAGCAGTTGAAGCGATGCAATCATTGACTTCTGTAGATTTATCCGCTATCAAATACTACCACTTCGAAGTAGGTCCATTTGCTGGAATCGAACATGTAATCATTTCGGCTACAGGTTACACAGGTTCGGGAGGTTTTGAAATCTATTGCAAGAATTCAGAAGTGAAACAAGTTTGGGACAAAGTGTTTGAAGCTGGTGCTGCATTCGGAATTAAACCAATTGGTTTGGCTGCTCGCGATACCTTGCGTTTGGAAATGGGATTCTGCTTATACGGAAATGACATTGACGACACGACTTCTCCGCTTGAAGCAGGATTGGGATGGATTACCAAATTCACCAAAGACTTTGTGGATGCTGAAAAATTGAAAGCAGAAAAAGAAGCAGGTGTTTCCAAAAAACTAGTTGGCTTCGAAATGATTGATCGTGGAATTCCGCGTCATGACTATCGCATTTTGGATGCAAACGGAACTGTGATTGGAAGAGTAACTTCTGGAACTCAAGGTCCGAGTGTAAAAAAAGCAATTGGAATGGGTTACGTGAATACCGAATTCGCTGCAGCTGATAGTGAAATTTTTATTGAAATTAGAGATAAAGGAGTTTTAGCGAAAGTGGTTAAGATGCCGTTTTATCAAAAGTAA
- a CDS encoding SRPBCC family protein has translation MTNFDWTTFTRKIAIKAKLSDIYYAWTKASEIEKWFLSKAIFTDSNETPINKDKPIEKGFTYEWNWYLYDTPEHGKITDTNGKDFIQFTFAGNCLVDIKLSIQDDYVIVELTQKNIPTDDHSKQGIRLGCDSGWSFFLVNLKSVYEGGIDLRNKDTSLKGMLNN, from the coding sequence ATGACAAATTTCGACTGGACAACATTTACGCGAAAAATTGCAATTAAGGCAAAGCTTTCTGACATTTACTATGCTTGGACAAAAGCATCAGAAATTGAAAAATGGTTTTTAAGCAAGGCTATTTTCACTGACTCTAACGAAACACCAATAAATAAAGACAAGCCAATAGAAAAAGGATTTACTTACGAATGGAATTGGTATTTATATGACACTCCTGAACACGGTAAAATTACTGACACGAATGGAAAGGATTTTATACAATTTACATTTGCAGGTAACTGTTTAGTTGATATAAAACTTTCTATTCAAGACGATTATGTAATAGTAGAACTAACGCAAAAAAATATTCCGACAGATGATCATTCAAAACAAGGAATCCGGCTTGGGTGCGACTCTGGTTGGTCTTTCTTTCTTGTAAACTTGAAATCTGTTTATGAAGGCGGGATTGACTTAAGAAATAAAGACACCAGTCTTAAAGGAATGTTGAATAATTAA
- a CDS encoding IS1182 family transposase codes for MKFIQGKDRNQTEFFCLDQAVSEDNEVRLIDLFVGAIKLSDYGFDMSFIENGRPAYHPADLLKLFIYGYLNRVRSSRQLEKECKRNIELMWLMKGLAPDHNTIANFRKDNPRAIRKVFHATVSLAKNFELIGGKLLAGDGTKLRAQNSKKNNFNEKKIERHIAYIDDKLNEYSAILASEDNDLTAEKKQEINAKIDKHKQYKNKYEAYKKQLDETGQVQISTSDPDSRQMIVRNNITEVAYNVQSTVDAKHNIPIDFKVTNKNDSKAMGAMARRAKTILGKSDFTILFDKGYHTGTEFDYAHKQGVEVLVAFPDVASHAPDISFDVEHFNYNKERDEYTCPAGELLTTNGRWYNKASGKTINRVKHYKTKACLTCSLFEKCTRNKTGRFIERSEHMDLIDANKKRLQRNMETYRKRQAIVEHPFGVIKRQWDFYYVMTKKTMKHATADVGLIFTCYNLRRIFNLLDQNELKNFLRELGFLFLILSSHFKTICEDFKERIYSETFCETSYTALLKQVYLSKKQIV; via the coding sequence ATGAAATTCATTCAAGGAAAAGATCGAAATCAGACAGAGTTTTTCTGTTTAGATCAAGCGGTTTCAGAAGACAATGAAGTGCGATTAATCGATTTGTTTGTTGGAGCCATAAAGCTTTCAGATTATGGTTTCGATATGTCGTTTATAGAGAACGGTCGGCCAGCTTACCACCCCGCTGATTTATTGAAACTCTTTATTTATGGGTATTTGAACCGTGTTCGTTCATCCCGACAATTGGAAAAGGAATGCAAACGTAATATTGAACTGATGTGGCTCATGAAAGGTTTGGCGCCCGACCACAATACGATTGCCAATTTTAGAAAAGATAACCCAAGAGCTATCCGAAAAGTGTTTCATGCAACGGTTTCGCTTGCCAAAAACTTTGAATTGATTGGTGGAAAATTACTGGCTGGTGATGGAACCAAGTTGCGTGCACAGAACTCGAAGAAAAACAACTTTAACGAAAAGAAAATTGAGCGTCATATTGCTTATATTGACGACAAACTCAATGAATACAGTGCTATCCTGGCAAGTGAAGACAATGATTTAACAGCGGAGAAAAAGCAGGAAATCAACGCTAAAATCGATAAGCACAAGCAGTACAAGAACAAATACGAAGCATATAAAAAGCAACTCGACGAAACTGGACAAGTACAAATTTCAACTTCCGATCCCGACAGCAGACAAATGATTGTGCGCAATAACATAACTGAGGTGGCATATAATGTTCAATCGACCGTTGATGCAAAACACAACATTCCAATTGATTTTAAGGTCACCAATAAAAACGATTCAAAAGCCATGGGTGCAATGGCTCGCAGGGCTAAAACCATTCTTGGAAAATCAGATTTCACAATACTTTTCGATAAAGGCTATCATACTGGAACCGAATTCGATTACGCACACAAACAAGGGGTAGAAGTATTGGTAGCTTTCCCTGATGTTGCTTCACATGCTCCAGATATTTCCTTTGATGTAGAACATTTCAACTACAATAAGGAGCGCGATGAATATACCTGTCCAGCTGGAGAGTTGCTCACCACAAACGGTCGTTGGTACAACAAGGCAAGCGGGAAAACGATCAACCGCGTAAAACACTATAAAACAAAAGCTTGTTTGACATGCAGTCTTTTTGAAAAATGCACACGCAATAAAACGGGGCGTTTCATCGAGCGTTCGGAACACATGGATTTAATTGACGCAAACAAAAAACGACTTCAACGAAACATGGAAACTTACCGCAAACGACAAGCAATCGTGGAACATCCGTTCGGTGTCATAAAGCGTCAATGGGATTTTTATTATGTGATGACTAAAAAGACAATGAAACATGCAACTGCAGATGTTGGATTGATTTTTACCTGCTACAATTTGCGTCGAATATTCAATTTACTTGACCAAAATGAGCTCAAAAATTTCTTAAGAGAACTTGGTTTTCTATTTTTGATTCTGAGCAGCCATTTCAAGACGATTTGCGAAGATTTTAAAGAAAGGATTTACTCCGAAACATTTTGTGAAACAAGTTATACAGCGCTCTTAAAACAGGTATATTTATCCAAAAAACAGATTGTTTAG
- a CDS encoding alpha/beta hydrolase family protein codes for MKKIAFILVTSLFALTVFGQDITGQWNGVLKVQGTQLRLVFHITKTDKGISSTMDSPDQGANGIPTTTTSFENSILKITIANAKIEYEGTFGKDNIIVGTFKQGGQSLPLNLSQETIEKEKLVRPQEPTKPYSYYSEDVTFENKKAGISFAGTFTLPTKEGVFPVVILISGSGPQNRDEELMGHKPFLVLADYLTKNGIAVLRYDDRGTALSKGDFNTATSADFATDVESAITYLKTRKEINKKYIGLIGHSEGGLIAPMVASKSKDIAFIVLLAGPGIQGDQILLLQQKLIGKASGVSDEDLQKTESINRKVFDIVNKSTNLEQLDSDLTHFIKQSLADNPDTEKPEGMSDDDFVKLQVKQIINPWMLYFMKHNPAPVLEKVKCPVLAINGEKDLQVPPKENLEAIKKALEKGGNKNVTTKELPNLNHLFQECNTGSPDEYAAIEQTFSPIALAEILKWLKTQTN; via the coding sequence ATGAAAAAAATAGCATTTATTTTAGTGACAAGTCTTTTCGCTTTGACCGTATTTGGACAAGATATTACAGGACAATGGAATGGTGTCTTAAAAGTTCAAGGAACACAATTAAGACTTGTGTTTCATATTACGAAAACCGACAAAGGCATTAGTTCAACAATGGACAGTCCTGATCAAGGTGCAAATGGAATTCCAACAACAACGACAAGTTTTGAGAACTCCATCTTAAAAATCACAATTGCAAACGCAAAAATTGAATACGAAGGCACATTCGGAAAAGACAACATTATTGTTGGAACGTTTAAACAAGGTGGTCAGTCCCTTCCATTGAATTTATCACAGGAAACCATTGAAAAAGAAAAGCTTGTACGGCCACAGGAACCAACAAAACCATATTCTTATTATTCAGAAGATGTCACTTTTGAGAATAAAAAAGCGGGAATAAGCTTCGCAGGAACATTCACATTACCAACGAAAGAAGGCGTATTTCCAGTGGTAATTTTAATCAGTGGAAGTGGTCCTCAAAATAGAGACGAAGAACTTATGGGACACAAGCCATTTCTTGTTCTGGCCGACTATTTAACAAAAAACGGAATTGCAGTATTGCGTTATGACGATAGAGGAACAGCCTTGTCGAAAGGGGATTTTAATACTGCTACTTCTGCCGACTTTGCAACAGATGTAGAAAGTGCAATTACCTATTTGAAAACTAGAAAAGAAATCAATAAAAAGTACATCGGTTTAATTGGACACAGTGAAGGTGGATTAATTGCACCAATGGTTGCCAGCAAATCAAAAGACATCGCTTTTATTGTTTTGTTAGCGGGTCCGGGCATTCAAGGCGACCAGATACTTTTGCTGCAACAAAAATTAATTGGAAAAGCGTCAGGAGTTAGCGACGAAGATTTACAAAAAACCGAAAGCATCAATCGAAAAGTATTTGACATTGTAAACAAATCAACCAATCTTGAACAACTTGATAGTGACTTAACTCATTTTATAAAGCAAAGTCTAGCAGATAATCCGGATACCGAAAAGCCCGAAGGAATGAGTGATGACGATTTTGTGAAATTGCAAGTCAAACAAATTATAAATCCTTGGATGCTTTATTTTATGAAGCACAACCCTGCACCAGTATTAGAGAAGGTAAAATGTCCTGTATTAGCAATTAACGGGGAGAAAGATTTGCAAGTTCCACCAAAAGAAAATTTAGAAGCCATCAAAAAGGCCTTAGAAAAAGGTGGCAATAAAAATGTCACGACAAAAGAACTCCCGAACCTAAATCATTTATTTCAAGAATGCAATACCGGTTCGCCAGACGAATATGCCGCAATCGAACAAACTTTTTCACCAATCGCTTTGGCAGAAATCCTAAAATGGCTAAAAACGCAAACAAACTGA
- a CDS encoding nuclear transport factor 2 family protein: MNIMTAPITTLINSAYSAFNARDIDAALTTFHPQILWPKAFEGGYVKGHAEIREYWTRQWNEINPKVEPISIKQRQNGIVEVQVHQLVTDLEGKELFNGSVKHIYTIQNKLLAKMDIELA; encoded by the coding sequence ATGAACATCATGACTGCCCCAATTACTACGCTCATAAACAGCGCTTATTCAGCCTTTAACGCTAGAGATATTGATGCTGCACTTACCACATTTCACCCCCAAATTCTATGGCCAAAAGCTTTCGAAGGCGGCTATGTGAAAGGACACGCTGAAATTCGAGAATATTGGACCAGACAGTGGAACGAGATTAATCCGAAAGTAGAACCTATTAGCATCAAGCAAAGGCAAAACGGAATCGTTGAAGTACAGGTTCATCAGCTTGTAACCGATTTAGAAGGAAAGGAACTATTCAATGGAAGTGTAAAACATATTTACACCATCCAGAACAAGCTACTTGCAAAAATGGACATTGAACTTGCCTGA
- a CDS encoding DUF5829 family protein → MTKLLIIISLFLGTTLSIKGQNNTPKIVLNHFLVIVDSTTYEEILKSKILNSNFAYSQEKKLNGYSGIYIIGQDNYIEIFNPKSIQNEIHKPGESWICHTSMKVNQLENLNTAKKMFNYSTNEEFDELSLYFKDSTNLFTTWEMNKNHYENWSKKAFSDSVIFLTVDYNSPAESDSSRNYLFNNVAGIRVSITNSDSTDVVDYLTLIGYSKTFTNENTLRFSNSTDFIEIEFHKEELIPRITTIYMKLNSQHKSERIQIGNSELFIEGNKAIWELEKVN, encoded by the coding sequence ATGACAAAATTATTAATCATAATAAGTTTATTTTTAGGGACAACTTTATCAATAAAAGGACAAAATAACACCCCTAAAATTGTCCTTAATCACTTTTTAGTAATCGTTGATTCAACAACTTATGAAGAAATTTTAAAGTCCAAAATTCTAAATTCTAATTTTGCATATTCACAAGAAAAAAAACTGAATGGTTATAGTGGTATTTATATTATAGGTCAAGACAATTATATTGAAATTTTCAATCCTAAAAGTATCCAAAATGAAATCCATAAACCTGGTGAATCTTGGATTTGTCATACTTCAATGAAAGTGAATCAATTGGAAAATTTAAATACTGCTAAAAAAATGTTCAATTATTCAACAAATGAAGAATTCGATGAGTTATCTCTCTACTTTAAAGACTCGACGAATTTATTTACAACTTGGGAAATGAACAAAAATCATTATGAGAATTGGTCTAAAAAAGCTTTTAGTGATTCAGTAATTTTTTTGACAGTTGATTACAACAGTCCTGCTGAATCAGACTCTTCAAGAAATTATTTGTTTAACAATGTAGCTGGAATAAGAGTTTCTATTACTAATTCAGATTCCACAGATGTTGTAGATTATTTGACACTAATTGGTTATTCAAAAACATTTACAAATGAAAACACATTAAGATTCTCTAATTCAACTGACTTTATAGAAATAGAGTTTCATAAAGAAGAATTGATCCCAAGAATAACTACTATTTATATGAAACTAAATAGTCAACATAAATCTGAACGAATTCAAATAGGAAATTCTGAACTTTTTATTGAAGGAAACAAAGCAATTTGGGAACTAGAAAAAGTAAATTAA
- a CDS encoding serine aminopeptidase domain-containing protein translates to MKIYSKSNFKEETKDLIYFENWVKQLEKFNNRQYERYEIRTSLGKTHIWGLNTNDEKLDTLVVFPGARTTSLIWDFDKGLDNLNHKMRIFMVETNGLPNLSDGSTPDIKSLDYGLWAAEVFEKLKIETAFIAGASFGGLICMKLGIVKPEKIKATFLLNPGCLQPFSLTLKNLYYNILPLIKPNEKNVRKFLDKAVFSKPNHKLSDFSEKMLVDYEVFAISRYKDKTQKPYYMDKQLEDVKAETYLLVGDKDLLFPYQKSVDNAQRQIKTLKETKIYNNVGHGIETYDKALNYIGEKIKNYR, encoded by the coding sequence ATGAAAATATATAGTAAATCAAATTTTAAAGAAGAAACAAAAGATCTAATCTATTTTGAAAATTGGGTAAAACAACTAGAAAAATTTAATAACAGACAATATGAACGTTATGAGATTAGAACTTCACTTGGTAAGACACATATTTGGGGCCTAAATACAAATGACGAAAAATTAGATACACTTGTTGTTTTTCCAGGAGCAAGAACAACTTCTTTGATTTGGGATTTTGATAAAGGTCTTGATAACTTAAATCATAAAATGAGAATTTTTATGGTAGAGACAAACGGTCTTCCAAATTTAAGTGACGGTTCGACACCAGACATTAAATCCTTAGACTATGGATTATGGGCAGCTGAAGTTTTCGAAAAGCTCAAAATTGAAACCGCATTTATTGCCGGCGCCTCTTTTGGCGGACTTATTTGTATGAAACTTGGAATTGTAAAACCGGAAAAAATAAAAGCCACCTTTTTATTAAATCCCGGTTGTTTACAACCTTTTTCATTGACACTTAAAAATCTATATTATAACATTCTTCCTTTAATAAAACCAAATGAAAAAAACGTCAGGAAATTTCTTGATAAGGCAGTTTTTTCTAAACCAAATCATAAGTTATCTGACTTTTCAGAAAAAATGCTTGTTGACTATGAAGTTTTTGCGATTAGCCGATATAAGGACAAGACACAAAAACCTTATTATATGGACAAACAACTTGAAGATGTAAAAGCTGAAACATATTTGCTTGTTGGAGACAAAGACCTATTATTTCCTTATCAAAAATCAGTTGATAATGCACAAAGGCAAATTAAGACTTTGAAGGAGACAAAAATTTACAATAACGTAGGACACGGAATTGAAACATACGACAAAGCGTTAAACTATATTGGTGAGAAAATAAAAAACTACCGCTAA
- a CDS encoding PIN domain-containing protein codes for MKKDFFAYIRTEEAELKKIWKNSIFTFDANILLNFYRYRAETTSTFFNLLEKVKDRTWLTNQAVQEYFNNRLIVISEQEKAYSDLKEGITKHVEDPLNNQRKHPYVGNELLEEFKLIASKLKTELDSRSQEYSKRLSKDDILEKIIENFDEKVGCAFDEDKTSEIYKEGDKRYNLDIPPGFKDKNKGGTRQFGDLILWNQIIELAKKEKKDIVFITDDEKEDWLYIHKGRTIGMLPSLQIEFNKLTNQKVFIYNAQRFIEEIGKLSKTTITADTIDEIKTLREENKILFQHFDDLFNDIEITDDEIDLNINRGILYLADSEGWAELAQLGVFLVRNTTINYRNYGFQSLKRFIESRNIFEIKYEQISPNAKNVDTAYVRLQKK; via the coding sequence ATGAAAAAAGACTTTTTTGCATATATAAGAACTGAAGAAGCTGAGCTCAAAAAAATTTGGAAGAATTCTATATTTACTTTTGACGCAAACATATTATTAAATTTTTACAGGTATAGAGCTGAAACAACTAGTACTTTTTTTAATTTACTTGAAAAAGTTAAGGATAGAACTTGGCTTACAAATCAAGCTGTTCAAGAATATTTTAATAATCGATTAATCGTAATTTCTGAACAAGAGAAAGCATATTCTGATTTAAAAGAAGGTATAACAAAACACGTTGAAGATCCTTTAAATAATCAACGAAAACATCCTTATGTTGGAAACGAATTATTAGAAGAATTCAAATTAATTGCAAGTAAACTCAAAACAGAATTAGATAGTAGAAGTCAGGAATATTCTAAAAGGTTAAGTAAAGACGATATTTTAGAAAAGATCATAGAAAATTTTGATGAGAAAGTCGGCTGTGCTTTTGATGAAGATAAAACATCAGAAATATATAAAGAAGGAGACAAAAGATATAATCTTGATATTCCACCAGGATTTAAAGATAAAAACAAGGGAGGAACAAGACAATTTGGAGATTTAATATTATGGAACCAAATTATAGAGTTAGCAAAAAAAGAGAAAAAAGATATTGTTTTCATTACTGATGATGAAAAAGAAGATTGGTTATATATACATAAAGGAAGGACAATTGGAATGCTTCCTTCATTACAAATAGAATTTAATAAACTAACCAATCAAAAAGTTTTTATTTATAATGCCCAAAGGTTTATTGAGGAAATTGGGAAATTATCAAAAACTACAATTACAGCAGACACTATTGATGAAATAAAAACTTTAAGAGAAGAGAACAAAATTTTATTCCAACACTTTGATGATTTATTCAACGATATTGAAATAACAGATGATGAAATTGACTTAAATATTAATAGAGGAATTCTATATCTTGCAGATTCTGAAGGTTGGGCAGAATTAGCACAACTTGGTGTTTTTTTAGTTCGAAATACAACGATTAATTATAGAAATTACGGATTTCAATCACTTAAAAGATTCATTGAATCGAGAAATATCTTTGAAATTAAATATGAGCAAATATCACCTAATGCTAAAAATGTAGACACAGCTTACGTTAGACTACAGAAAAAATAA
- a CDS encoding Crp/Fnr family transcriptional regulator — MRLAPFFCRRRNTEKRRQALIVSGNFKKTTIHQRMERYEYFKLFHVLGTADYVLLTKNLKTKTFKKGDFITVAGQTQRELYFVKSGVQMAYFDTDNKTHVLAFAYSPKFCAIAESFLFQVPSKYFLTCLTDSEFDYITFEELQKLFDQSQQIERLFRRMTEVVLASVINRHIELLSLTIEERYKAFCKHSPHLLQLVPHKYIASYLGINPTNFSKLFNTVKI; from the coding sequence TTGCGCTTAGCGCCATTTTTCTGCCGCAGGCGCAACACAGAAAAACGGCGCCAAGCGCTGATCGTTAGCGGTAATTTTAAAAAGACAACTATACATCAAAGAATGGAACGATATGAATACTTTAAACTTTTTCACGTCCTTGGCACGGCTGACTATGTTTTATTGACAAAAAACCTAAAAACAAAAACCTTTAAAAAGGGTGACTTTATAACAGTTGCAGGACAAACACAACGAGAACTTTACTTTGTAAAAAGCGGTGTTCAAATGGCATACTTTGACACAGATAATAAGACACACGTATTAGCTTTTGCATATTCACCAAAATTTTGTGCAATTGCCGAGTCATTTTTGTTTCAAGTCCCGTCAAAATACTTTCTAACTTGTCTTACAGATAGTGAATTTGACTATATCACTTTTGAAGAACTTCAAAAACTATTTGACCAATCCCAGCAAATTGAACGACTTTTTAGACGAATGACGGAAGTTGTTTTGGCAAGTGTTATTAATAGACACATTGAACTTCTCAGTTTGACGATTGAAGAGCGTTACAAAGCATTTTGTAAGCACAGCCCTCATCTACTTCAACTTGTGCCACACAAGTACATTGCGTCTTATTTGGGAATTAACCCAACAAATTTTAGTAAATTGTTTAACACGGTAAAAATATAA
- a CDS encoding glutamine synthetase III, giving the protein MATKRLQAYQDVLNRTPKHIDYDGKVSDLFGKNVFHAEVMREYLPSDAYKSMMESIQNGTRLDRKMADQVASAMKDWALTKGATHYTHWFQPLTGTTAEKHDAFFKPVGPGRAIERFDGELLVQQEPDASSFPNGGIRNTFEARGYTAWDPSSPAFVIGKTLCIPTIMISYTGESLDYKMPLLKALHAVDKAAVEVCQYFDKNVTKVNATLGWEQEYFLVDQALFNCRPDLMMTGRALFGHAPAKGQQLEDHYFGSIPERVTAFMREFETEAILLGIPVTTRHNEVAPNQFECAPIFEECNLANDHNMLLMDLLEKIARKHDFRVLLHEKPFAGVNGSGKHNNWSLSTDTGVNLLQPGKNPKTNLQFLTFFVNTIKAIHDNDDLLRACIASANNDHRLGANEAPPAIISTFIGSQLSGMLDELEQNVKAGKMTPEEKTELKLNIGKIPQIMLDNTDRNRTSPFAFTGNKFEFRAVGSSANCASAMIVLNTIMAKQLQLFKVSVDARIEKGEAKDEAILKELQILIKESKRIRFEGNGYGDEWVKEAKKRGLNNFKDTPRALKAWGDKKFIQLFDEMGVLTPRELEARQEIEYDSYTMKIQIEARLMGDLVQTHILPAVIEYQNRLLTNIQGIMNALGEKAGKDAAKAQIELVTKISTHLNTMKATCDTMLQARKDANKIEHAEEKSIAYCDKVKVYFDEIRYHADKLELLVDDELWPLPKFREMLFTR; this is encoded by the coding sequence ATGGCAACAAAACGGTTACAAGCGTATCAGGATGTACTCAATCGTACACCAAAACACATCGATTACGATGGAAAAGTTTCTGATTTATTTGGAAAGAATGTATTTCATGCAGAAGTAATGCGGGAATACCTTCCATCTGATGCATACAAATCGATGATGGAGTCTATTCAAAATGGAACGCGTTTGGATCGTAAAATGGCTGATCAAGTTGCTTCAGCAATGAAAGATTGGGCATTAACAAAAGGGGCCACACATTATACACACTGGTTTCAACCATTAACTGGAACAACTGCAGAAAAACACGATGCATTCTTCAAGCCTGTTGGACCAGGTCGCGCAATTGAGCGTTTTGATGGTGAATTGTTGGTTCAACAAGAGCCAGATGCTTCTTCTTTCCCAAATGGAGGAATTCGCAATACATTCGAGGCTCGTGGTTATACAGCTTGGGATCCTTCATCACCTGCTTTCGTAATCGGGAAAACGCTGTGTATTCCTACAATTATGATCTCCTACACTGGTGAATCCTTGGATTATAAAATGCCATTATTAAAAGCTTTACATGCAGTAGATAAAGCTGCTGTGGAGGTTTGCCAATATTTTGATAAAAACGTTACAAAAGTAAATGCAACGCTTGGTTGGGAACAAGAATACTTTTTGGTCGATCAAGCTTTGTTTAATTGTCGTCCAGATTTAATGATGACGGGTCGCGCATTATTTGGTCATGCTCCTGCAAAAGGACAACAATTAGAAGATCATTATTTCGGTTCTATTCCTGAGCGAGTGACTGCTTTCATGCGTGAGTTTGAAACCGAAGCAATTTTGTTAGGGATTCCAGTTACAACTCGTCACAATGAGGTTGCTCCAAATCAGTTTGAGTGTGCGCCTATTTTTGAAGAATGTAACTTAGCAAATGACCACAACATGTTATTGATGGATTTGTTGGAGAAAATTGCGCGTAAGCATGATTTCCGTGTGTTGTTGCATGAAAAACCATTTGCTGGTGTCAACGGATCTGGAAAGCACAACAACTGGTCTTTGTCAACGGATACAGGAGTGAACTTGTTGCAACCAGGTAAAAATCCAAAAACAAACTTACAGTTCTTAACTTTCTTCGTGAATACGATTAAAGCAATTCACGATAACGATGATTTGTTGCGTGCGTGTATTGCTTCAGCAAATAACGATCACCGTTTAGGTGCAAACGAAGCTCCTCCAGCAATTATTTCTACGTTTATCGGTTCTCAATTGTCGGGAATGTTGGATGAGTTGGAGCAAAATGTGAAAGCTGGAAAAATGACTCCAGAAGAAAAAACAGAGTTGAAATTGAATATCGGTAAGATTCCTCAAATTATGTTGGATAATACAGATAGAAATAGAACTTCTCCGTTTGCCTTTACAGGAAATAAATTCGAATTCCGTGCAGTAGGTTCTTCTGCAAACTGCGCTTCTGCAATGATTGTTTTGAATACCATTATGGCGAAACAATTACAATTGTTCAAAGTGAGTGTAGATGCTCGTATTGAAAAAGGCGAAGCGAAGGACGAAGCGATTTTGAAAGAACTTCAAATCTTAATCAAAGAATCCAAGCGGATTCGTTTCGAAGGAAATGGATACGGAGATGAGTGGGTAAAGGAAGCTAAAAAAAGAGGTTTGAACAACTTCAAAGATACTCCACGAGCATTGAAAGCTTGGGGAGATAAGAAATTTATTCAATTATTTGATGAAATGGGGGTTTTGACTCCACGTGAATTAGAAGCTCGTCAGGAAATTGAATACGACAGTTACACCATGAAAATTCAGATTGAAGCACGTTTGATGGGTGACTTGGTTCAAACACATATTTTACCAGCGGTAATTGAGTACCAAAATCGTTTGCTTACAAATATTCAAGGAATCATGAATGCCTTGGGTGAAAAGGCTGGAAAAGATGCCGCTAAAGCTCAAATTGAATTGGTTACGAAGATTTCTACGCACTTGAATACCATGAAAGCAACGTGTGATACCATGCTTCAAGCTCGGAAAGATGCCAATAAAATTGAGCATGCAGAAGAGAAATCAATTGCATATTGTGATAAGGTAAAAGTTTATTTTGACGAAATCCGTTACCACGCAGATAAATTAGAGTTATTGGTAGACGATGAGTTATGGCCATTGCCAAAATTCAGAGAAATGTTATTTACGCGTTAG